The sequence ATTattagcatttattttaaagCTATTCTATTGGTTTAGCAAATTCACACTTTACGTGATAAAATCTCATGTGAACATGTCAAACTTAAAGAGACCCAAGAAACTACACAATGTCGTTTGAGAAATGAAGAAGCTCAAAAATGTGAGCTAGAAGAACGTTTAGAAAAATGTCACATTGAGATACACTCTCTACGTAAGGATCATATGGGTCTGTCGGAATATTTACAACGTTTAGCTAGGGCTTTACAGTGTAGCGAATGTTCTTCACCGCCTGCTTTGGGTAATGATACAAATATTATGGCCGAGAGCCTTTTGGAAAAGGCAGAACGTTTGGGTACAGCCATAGAAAATCATCATCATGATGGCGTGGGTCATCATCACCACCATCAACATCAGCACCGTAGTCCTGATAAGGTAGGCGAGAAAGAGTGACGAAATTATagcttttaaatattaattttgatgtttcacATTTCAGAGCTGCTGCGATCATTATCATCATACTCATAACAAATTGAGAAGAGAAAGATCTTGCCACGATATACCGCTAAAAGAGAACACCAGCAATATGTACAATCTTCAAAGAAAAGTGCGCGTGTTAAAAGAACAGGTGCAGCGTAGAGATTTACACTTGGAATTACTTAAAAGAAAACTGGCCATTATAGAAGACGGAGCACGAGGTAAATGTTTGCTACAGGGAGAACGTGATGAGGCAATGTGTCGAGCTAAAAAAGCAAATAAAGTTATTGATAAACTAACGGCCCAATTGGCTGACGCTCGCTCTCAAATTATCGAAGTAAAAGCACAATTGGCGGAAGCAGTGGAATATAAAATAACGGCATTGGAAAGAGCTCGTAAAATAGATGACCTCACCACTCAGATATGTGATTTGGAGGAAGAAAAAACTAGACTTTTGTCACAGCTAAGTGCTTTGAAAGAAAGACATAAATCTTCTAGCGAATCCAATCAAAATAGAAGATGTCGTGATGAAACTTTGATAAATGTAAGATTAAaataatgttgaatttttttttattttgttaatgaataaatatacatacatatgtatttattttagtcTCTGCGTGATGATTTAACACATTTGCAAAATCAACTCTCTGACGCCAATCACCGCTTATCGCATTTACAAAATTTCCGCACTTCAGTGGCCAGAACTTTGCATTTGCGTGATTTACCTGAAACGGATTTATTGCAACGTTTACAGGCTCTTTGTTCAGCACATCAGGAATTTACCATGCTATCAAAACGCTATGAAACCGCTTCCCCGGTGGGGGATCATCCTTGTCCTCGTTTTGATGACCCCATATCATCTTCTAATCACTGTCGCCCACCTAGATATTCCATAACACCAGAGCCAATTCCTTTGCCTGCTAATAATCATGACCATAATCGTAGT comes from Calliphora vicina chromosome 2, idCalVici1.1, whole genome shotgun sequence and encodes:
- the LOC135952666 gene encoding coiled-coil domain-containing protein 170 encodes the protein MPLDSDHNHHLHHHHHHDHITGLSPHHHHHNLLDSNCGNNSALTLTEHHHNIDLVTTLRSELAALSYKKERLTSELADAKTNLCAKDNECENLRAQAARQSALISSLQSRMQAAENREQSVQSRCDTTIQTIQREKRSADERSKELLAKIQHLENHLSNEETQKDQTRNQLNDFIKRLSICFGMEACENAHLTTDCVLTRAEELMTELQRNKAKVNSTCDTLSSCENELLNLKSLAHIEKQRLSAQLESSSNHEHELEARCRQYERDLQMQRDRLSESEINSEKLKDELRGFESRCHRLQANLDRVQNDRLQFLRCLANHLDLSEPCETLIKDKLRELLSENKNMHEQIHTLRDKISCEHVKLKETQETTQCRLRNEEAQKCELEERLEKCHIEIHSLRKDHMGLSEYLQRLARALQCSECSSPPALGNDTNIMAESLLEKAERLGTAIENHHHDGVGHHHHHQHQHRSPDKSCCDHYHHTHNKLRRERSCHDIPLKENTSNMYNLQRKVRVLKEQVQRRDLHLELLKRKLAIIEDGARGKCLLQGERDEAMCRAKKANKVIDKLTAQLADARSQIIEVKAQLAEAVEYKITALERARKIDDLTTQICDLEEEKTRLLSQLSALKERHKSSSESNQNRRCRDETLINSLRDDLTHLQNQLSDANHRLSHLQNFRTSVARTLHLRDLPETDLLQRLQALCSAHQEFTMLSKRYETASPVGDHPCPRFDDPISSSNHCRPPRYSITPEPIPLPANNHDHNRSHNHNIRHNHIHSGHGHDHPHRYH